The window TGATAACACAGGGTGACGTACGGGAGTTCGCCGACCGCCTCCCCGCGGGCGTCGAGTTCGTCGTCGGGGACGTCCCAGACGACCATACAGTTCGCGTCGAAGCCGGTCACGACGTGGTTGACGATACAGCCGATCCGCTTGATGCACCCGTCGTCGAGCAGTCGCTCGACGGCGTCGATCACGTCGTCGACGCCGGCACCAGCGCCCGCGCCGCGCTCGGCGTCTTCGCCGTCGCTGGCGCCGCGATCGGCGTCGATCTGCGCTGCGATGTCCCGGTACGGCGTCGACGACAGCGGAAAGCCGTCCTGGATGGCGACGAGGAGGTCGGCCTCCAGTTCGGTCAGGTCGCCGGCGGCCTCCTCGGAGATCCGCGTCGCCGACGCGTCCGTCGCGGCGAGGCTCTCGCGGGCGAAGGAGTCGTCGTTGACCACCGGGAATTCGAGGTCGATGTAGTAGTCCGTGAGCATCGGGAGGTTGAGAACCTCGCATCCCGTCCGCTCCTCGATCTCGTCGAGGATCGAATCGCGCTTCTCTCGGGAGGCCGCGGTGACGACGAACCACATGTTCCACTCGTGGTCCCGGCGGTAGTTGTGGTTCACCTGTCGGTAGCCGTTGATGACCTCCGCGACCTCGTCGAAGCGCTCCTCGGGGGCCGAAACCGCGGCGAGCGTCGAACTGCCGATGACGGGGGGGTTGAGCACCGCGCCGAACCGACGGAAGACGCCCCGCTCGCGAAGCCGACGAACGCGGTCGAGAGCCTCCTCCTCGCCGATCCCGAGGTCGTCGCCGACGACCCGGAAGGGCCGCTCGACGACCGGAAAGCCGCTCTGGTACTCGTCGACGAGCGCGGCGTCGATCTCGTCGAGGTCGGCGCGCCAGTCGTCCTCCAGTGCACTCATTACATCCTCCTTGGACCGGACGAACGTACCTATTTCGGCCTCGGGCGGGACTGTCGGTTCTCCCCCTCCGGACCGTCGTTCCGGCGCCGCGAGAATCGAACCGATCACTTTTGACCGTCGGACACCAACCCTGGTCTATATGGCGCAAGCGCCGGAGACCGCCGAATTCGGGGAGTGGCCGCTGAAACGACTGATGACCGAGGTCGTCGGCACGGGCGTGAAATCCGCTGAGGATATGACGCGCGAGCAGGCGACGGAGGCGATGGAGCGAATCCTCGCCGGCGAACCCGATCACACGACGCTCGGAGCGTTCTGGTTGGCGAATCGCTGGAAGCACAACAACGCGGAGGAACTGGCCGCCTACGCCGACGTCATCGCCGAGGACGTCGTCTACGCCGAGCCCGACGCCGACCCCGTCGACTGCGGGGCGAACTACGACGGCAAGGGCGACACCGCCATCCTCGGGGCCGCGGCGGGCATCGTCGCCGCCGGCGCGGGAACGCCCGTCGTCGTCCACTCGGGCGACCGCGTCCCGACGCAGAAACAGGACGCCTACAAGCACGTCCTCGACGAACTCGGAATCCGAACGGAACTCGTCCCCACGGAGAGCGCGGACATGGTCGACGAGACGGGCTTCGGCTTCTACTACCAGCCCGAGTTCGCCCCGCGCGTCCACGCGCTGTGGGACCGCCGCGACCAGATGGGCGTGCGGACGTTCGTCAACACCGTCGAGACGATCGCCAACCCCGCGAGAGCCGACGTCCACCTCGGCTCCTTCTACCACCTCGCCTTCGCGAAGAAGATCACCGACACCTTCGAGAAGATGGAGAGCCAGAGCCCCCACCGCGTCGTGATGTTCCAGGGGATGGAGGGCTACGACGACATCCGACCGGGCTACACGAAGGTCGGCGAGTGGACCGACGGCGAGTTCGACGACTACGAGATCGAGACCCCCGAGTACGGGATGGACTTCGAGTACGAGGACCTGGAGGTCGACCCCGACGACGTCGCGGGCGACTCCGCCCGTCTCACGGAGGAGATCGTCGCCGGCGACCGCGAGGACCACTTCGCCGACGCGGTCGCGCTCAACGCCGCGTTCCGGATCTACGCGCGCGAGGACGCCGACACCCTCGACGAGGGCCTGGAGATGGCCCGCGAGAGCATCGACTCGGGCGCCGCCGAGGCGGTCCTCGACGACCTGCGCGCGTTCTAAGCGCGCCGACGCGTTCCCGCCATCGCCGACAGGCGTTTCCTCCTCGCGCCCGCTGTGGTCGATATGGCCGACGCCGCCGACAGCGCGACCGCCGAGGATCGCGTCCGTGACTACTACGAGGCGCTCAGAGACGGTGAGCCGCTGTACCCCTTCTTCGCCGAGGACCCCTCGGTCGTGAAGTTCGGTATCACCGAGAAACTGACCGGCTACGGGGAAATCGAAGCGGGACTGCGCGAGCAGACGGCGGCGACCGAGGACTGGACGGTCGACAGCCGCGACCTCCGGGTCGTCGAACGCGACGACCACGCGTGGTTCTCCGACGACGTACGGATGGCCTGGCGCGACGCGGAAGCGGACCGCGAGCACGCCTTCGACAGCCGGTGGAGCGGGACGCTCGAACGACGCGAGCGTGACGAAAGCGAACCCGGCGCCGAGTGGCTGTTCGTCGGAATGCACGTCAGTGCGGTCCCGGAGTGATCAATATGAGCGATCTGACCCCCTCGAAGCACGAGTGAACACCGTTTTGTATCTGACTGCCCTCTCTCGGCTATGGTCGACGACTCCGAACTCGAGAACCCCGAGAACCCCGTCGTAACGCTGCACACAACGAAGGGCGACATCACGCTCGAACTGTTCGAGCAGCGCGCTCCGCGCACCGTCGAGAACTTCCTCGGCCTCGCGACCGGCGAGAAGGAGTGGAGCGATCCAGACACCGGCGAGACCCGCACGGACTCGCTCTACGAGGGGACGGTCTTCCACCGGATCATCGACGACTTCATGATCCAGGGCGGCGATCCCGAGGGGACCGGCCGCGGCGGCCCCGGCTACACCTTCGACGACGAGTTCCACGAGGACCTGAACCACGACGGCGCGGGCGTTCTCTCGATGGCCAACCGCGGCCCCAACACCAACGGCTCGCAGTTCTTCATCACGCTGGGCGCCCAGCCGCACCTCGACGGCCGCCACGCGGTCTTCGGCCACGTCGTCGACGGGATGAGCGTGGTAGAGGAGATCGGCGACGTGCCGACCGACAGCGACGACAAGCCGCTGAACGACATCGAGATCGAGTCGATCGACGTCGACGCCGAGTAACTCCTCCGTCGGCCGCGCCCGGAGCGGGACCCGACGGTCCGTCGCGGTTTCACTTTCACCGTACTCCCGAACCCTTCTTAACCGTTCGTCGGGTAGGAGCGCGCACAGAATGACCTCGATCCAGTCGACGCTCGGCGAGGAAGAGGGAGGGGGGATCGCCGAGGAGCTGGCGGAGGGCCAGCGCGCGATCTCCATCGCCGAGTTCTTCGAGAAGAACAAACACATGCTCGGCTTCGACTCCGGGGCCCGGGGGCTCGTCACCGCCGTGAAGGAGGCGGTCGACAACGCCCTCGACGCCACCGAGGAGGCCGGGATCAAGCCCGACATCTCCATCGAGATCAGGGAGTCAGGGGACTACTACACGCTGATCGTCGAGGACAACGGGCCGGGAATCACCCGCGAACAGATCCCGAAGGTCTTCGGGAAACTGCTGTACGGCTCGCGGTTTCACGCCAGAGAACAGAGCAGAGGACAGCAGGGAATAGGCATCTCGGCGGCTGTACTGTACTCTCAGCTGACCTCCGGCAAGCCGGCCAAGATCACCTCTCGGACCCAGCGTTCCGAGCGCGCGCAGTACTTCGAGCTCATCATCGACACCGACACGAACGAACCGGAGATCCAGGTCGAAGAGGAGCGCGCCCCGGGCGAGTCCGATCTCTCGCCGACCCACGGGACCCGAATCGAGATGGAGATGGAGGCGAACATGCGGGCGCGCCAGCAGCTCCACGACTACGTCAAGCACACCGCGGTCGTCAACCCCCACGCGCGCCTCGTCCTCTCGGAGCCCGGTCTCGACGAGCCCCGCCACTACGAGCGCGTCGAGGGCGCGGACCTGCCCGCCGAGACCGAGGAGATCCGCCCGCACCCCCACGGCGTCGAACTCGGGACGCTCATCAAGATGCTCGGGGCGACCGAGTCGTACTCCGTGTCGGGCTTCCTCCAGGAGGAGTTCACCCGCGTCGGCGCGAAGACGGCCGAGAAGGTGCTGAAGGGCTTCCGGGACAGACACTTCGGCCGCGAGATGGGCTGGGCGGTGCCTCGAAATCCGGAGACGCCGCTCGAAGAGGCGATCGAGGACGCCGTCGTCAACAAGGGCGCCGACGCGACGGAGACGTTCGCCGGACGGGTCGCGAACACGCTCTCCTCCCGGGACCGGACCACGCACTCCGAACTGGCGGACGTCGTCGACACCGTCGCCGACGACGTCGAGGAGGAGTTCGGCGCGAACTTCGGCGACACCGTCCGGTCGAACGCCGTCGAGGCGGCCTGGGCGGTGCTTACGAGCGACCGCGCGGCGGACCTCCACTCGCTCGTCGACGACGCGACGAGCACCCGGAAGGACGACGCGACCGTCTCGGGACTGGCGGACCGGCTGGCCGATAAGTTCGACGAGGGCGACGCCAGAAACCGCGCGACCCGCGCGGAACTGCGCGAGTACGTCGACCGCTCCGCCGACCGGATCGTCTCCGAGGACGTCTCCTTCGGCGACACCGCCCGCGAGAACGTCGCCGACGCGCTCTGGGAGGCGATGCGGACCGTCCCCGACGACGTCCCGAAGGTCAAGGAGATCGCCGGCAGCCGCGACGTCGCCTCCGAACTGCTGGAGGCGATGCGCGAGACCGACATCCTCGCGCCGCCGACGAACTGCCTCTCGCCGATCACGGCCGAACTCGTCGAGGCGGGACTAAAAAAGGAGTTCGACGCCGACTTCTACGCGGCGGCGACGCGCGACGCGGAGGTCCACGGCGGCGACCCGTTCATCGTCGAGGCCGGCATCGCCTACGGCGGCGAACTCGAGGACGGCACCGTCGACCTCCTGCGGTTCGCGAACCGCGTTCCGCTGGTGTATCAGCGCGGCGCGTGTGCGACGACGGACGTCGTCAAGAGCATCGGCTGGCGGAACTACGGCCTCGATCAGCCCGGCGGCTCCGGGATGCCCAACGGGCCGGCGGTGATCATGATCCACGTCGCCTCGACGAACGTGCCGTTTACGAGCGAGTCGAAGGACGCCATCGCGAACATCCCCGAGATCGAAGACGAGATCGAACTGGCGATCCGCGAGGCCGCCCGCGAACTCAAATCGTACCTGAACAAGCGGCGCTCGATGCAGAAGCGACGGAAGAAACAGGACGTCCTCGGCAAGATCCTCCCGGAGATGGCCGACAAGCTCTCGGAGGTGACCGGCCGTCCGCGACCCAACATCGACGGCGCGCTCGCCCGGATCATGAACAACGTGAGCGTCGAGCGGGAGGTCGACGGCGACACCGTCGCGCTGACCGTCGAGAACCACTCCGATCGGAGCGAGACGCCCGAGATCACGGACATCGTCTCGGCGGAACCCTCGGGTCTCCCGGAGGAGGCGAACGTCGTCGACCTCGACGGCGAGTGGTTCGTCTCCTGGGAGCCGTCGGTGCCGGCGGGCGAGTCGGCCGAACTGACCTACACGATCGCCGAGGACGCCACCTTCGACGTCGACGTCGACGGCGTCGAAGCCGAGAAGCTGACAATCGACGCAGACTAACACTATGAGCACGAAACAGGACGACGAACTCGCGAAGGAGCGCCTCGTCGATCTCGCCGCGGAGTTCTACGACCAGTTCGCGGCGGGGGAGGTGCCGCGGATGAACATCCCCACGCGGACGAAGTCGAACATCGTCTTCGACGAGGACTCGAAGGTGTGGGTGTACGGCGACCGGACCTCGACCCGCTCTGCGAACAGCGTCCGCGGCGCGCGGAAGCTGCTGAAGGCCTCTTACGCCATCGAGTTCCTCGTGAACCAACTGGAGGAGGACCGCTCCTCGACGCTGCGTGAACTGTACTACCTCTCCGAATCGTGGGACAACGAGGAGGCGCAGTTCAACAGCCAGGACGAGTCGAATCAGCTGATAGAAGATTTAGAAATCGTCTCGAAGGTCACCCGCGAGGACTTCCACATGCGCCCCGAGGAGTCGGGAGCGACGCTGATGGGACCGCTGGAACTCCGCGAGCAGACCCGACGCGGCGAGCGGGAGATCCACTGTCAGAAGGACGTCGGGGAGGGCGGCTACCAGATCCCGAACAATCCGGATACGATCGACTTCCTGGATCACGACATCGACTTCGTGCTCTGCGTCGAGACCGGCGGGATGCGCGACCGCCTGGTGGAAAACGGGTTCGACGAGGAGTACAACTGCCTGGTCGTCCACCTGAAGGGCCAGCCCGCGCGGGCGACCCGGCGGATCACCAAGCGGCTCCACGACGAACTCGACCTGCCGGTCGTGGTCTTCACCGACGGCGACCCGTGGTCCTACCGGATCTACGGCTCCGTCGCCTACGGGTCGATCAAGTCCGCGCACCTCTCGGAGTACCTGGCGACGCCGGAGGCCCGTTTCGTCGGCATCCAGCCCGAGGACATCGTCGAGTACGACCTCCCGACGGACCCGCTGGCGGATTCGGACATCAACGCCCTGGAGTCGGAACTGGAGGACCCCCGCTTCGAGACCGACTACTGGACCGAACAGATCGAACTCCAACTCGACCTCGAGAAGAAGGCCGAACAGCAGGCGCTGGCCGCCCGCGGCCTGGACTTCGTCACCGAGACGTACCTGCCCGAGCGGCTCTCGACGATGGGCGTGCTGTAGCGCCTCGAAACGACGCTGTCTCGGCGGCGCTCGCCGGCCGTGAACTCCGCTACTGCTCGTCGACCAGCCGTTCGACCCGCGCGAGGCCGTCGGCGTCGACCGGCGACTTGTCCTCGCGGACGGTCACGTACCTGGGGAACCGGAGCGCGTAGCCGGACTCGTACGTCGGCGACGCCTGGATCTCCTCGTAGCCGACCTCGAAGACGACCTCCGGGGCGATCGAGACGGTCTGTCCGTCCTCGCGTTCGATGTGCGGTTCGAGCCGTTCGGTCAGGGCTTCGAGTTCCTCGTCGGTGATGCCCGTGGCGACCTTGCCGATGGTGGCGTAGGCGTCGCTGTCGGCGGCCGCATCGCCGTCGGTCGCGGTCGCATCGCGGCCGGCGGCTTCGCCGTCGACGCGCGCCGAGAGCAGGAACGTCCCGAAGAGGTTCGCACGACGGCCCTCTCCCCACTCCGCCCCGGTGACGACGAGGTCGAGCGTCTCGACGTCCGGCTTGCGCTTCAGCCAGTTTCGACCGCGCTTGCCCGGGGCGTACGTCGACTCGGGCTCTTTCAGCATGATCCCCTCGTGACCGGCCTCCAGCGCCCGCTCTTCGACGGCCGCGATCTCGTCCGGGTCGTCTGAGACGACTGGCTCGGAGACCGCGTCGGTGTCGCCGAGCAGCGCTCGGAGCCGGTCGTGACGCTCGCTCAGCGGGGCGTCGAGCAGGTCGTCGCCGTCGACGTGGAGGCAGTCGAACGCGCGGAGTTCGACGCGGACCTCCTCGCGCATCCGCTCGACGTCGTACTTCCGGCGGAACCGGCGGAGCACCTCCTGGAACGGCAGCGGCGACCCGTAGTCGTCGACGGCGACGACCTCGCCGTCCAAGACGACCGGCACGTCGACCGCCCGCTCGACGAACTCGACGACTTCCGGGAGCGGGTCGGTGACGTCGTCCATGTTTCGCGAGAACAGCGCGGTCTCCTCGCCGTCGAAGTGGACCTGCACGCGCGCGCCGTCGAACTTCGTCTCGACGACCGCCTCGCCCCACTCCTCGATCGCCTCGGTGGCGCTGCCGGCCTGTGCGAGCATCGCCTGCACCGGCCGGCCGACTTCGAGGCCGACCGCGTCGAGGCCCTCCCTGCCCTCCTCGCGGGCGACGCGAGCCACCATCCCGTAGTCGTTCGAGACCTGGAGCGCGCGCTCGACGGCGTCGACGGCGTCCGAGTCCGGCGTCGCTTCGGATTCGTCGCCCCCGGGAGCCTCCGAGGGCGTCTCGCCCCTCTCGCCGGCGACGCCCTCGTCGACGAACGCCGCGGCGGTCGCGTCTCTGACGGTCCCCCCGCCGACCCCGATCCGCATCTCCCCGAGGACGAGTCGGGCGAGGAACTTCGCCTCCGTCTGCGACGCCCGGTTGAACAGGCCGAAGAGGGCGTCGAGCCGTCGCCCCTCGCTGCCCTCGCCCGTCGTCGTCGCGATCTCGCGAAGCCGGTCGTCGACCGCCGCGACGGTGAGTCCGCCACCGCGCTCTCCGGAGCCGTCGGCCGCGCCGCCGCCGAACGCGCCGAGGCCGCGCTGCCCGCCGAACTCGTAGGTCGCCGCGACGGCGCCGATCTCGCCGACCTCGGCCAGTTTCGACTCGACGTCGTCGCTGTCGACGTTCGGGCCCGCGGCGCGGGCGATGGCCTCGTGGAGGAGTGCGGGGCCGATATCGAGCGTCGTCGCGTCCCACGCCGGGTACACCCGACCCTGGAGGAATCGGACGACGACCGGGAGGTCCTCCGAGGCGTCCGCGAGCAGGTCGCGGACCCGCTCGGTCGTCGCCAGGTCGCCGGGCTCCTCGGCGATCTCTTCGGCGCGCGCAGCGAACTCGGCGAACTCCATTTGCCGGGAGTACCGGTCGATCAGACAAGAGTCCGCCGACTCCGGACCGCCGATCGGGTCGGGTCCGATGTGGGCTGACAGACGGCACCGCCGGCCGAGACGGTCGTCGACGTCGCTCGCCGTCCTCACGGCGCTCACCGGCCTCGCGTCCACGCCGCTTTCCGTCCTCGCGTCGACGTGCCGTGCGACCGCTGCCCGACGCGAGGCGCTTCTCACCGCATACCCCCGCTGGCCGCCCGATCGGATATAAACCCTCGTTCAAGTGGCCACCGCTTCGGTCGAAGCCGCGGGATTGAAGCCGCCCGCTGTCCCAGGGACGGCTATGACCGAGGAACTGGCGGCGTCGGTGCGGGACGCCCTCGCCGTCGACATCGAGGAGTTCGAGGCCCAGGCGCGGAGGGACGCCGAGGTGGTCAAATCCGAACTCCGGGAGGGGACCTTCGACAACCACCAGTCGATCGTCGGACTGGAGTACGAGTTCTACGCCGTCGCCGACGGGCGGTGGGCCGCCTCCGACGACGCCGACGTGTACGCCCTGATGCGCGTCCCGCGTCGGCTGCTCGAACTCATCGGCTTCGAGAAGGAACTCGGTCTGCACAACGCGGAGATGACGACGAGCCCCCAACCGCTGAACCCCGACGGCCTGCGAGCGCAGGAATCGGAGGTCCGCGCGCGCCTCGGCGCGGCGCTGGACTGTACCGGTGCCGAGGGGATCCGTCTGGTCAGCGACGGAATGTGGACGATCCCACCGGCCGGCGAGACGGCCCGCGAGTACCTCACAGACAGCGTCGAGGCCGACGGGGTCCGGATCGCGACGAACATGAGCGGCTCCGAGCGATACCACGCGATGGCGAACGGACCGGCCGCGCCCGAGGAGATGACGGTCGACGCGCCGAACGTCAGCCTCGCGGCCGACACGGTGATGCCCGAGTCGCTCATCACCTCGATCCAGCCGCACTACCAGGTCGCCCACGCCGCGGACCTCCCGGCGTATTTCAACTACGCGCTCCGGGTCGCCGGGCCGCTTCTCGCTCTCGGCGTCAACTCGCCCTTCTTCCCCCCGGACCTGTACGACGACGTCGGCGCGGCGAAGATCCTCGAAGACGGGTACGCCGAGCACCGGATCGGCGTCTTCGAGTCGGTTCTCAACTCAGGGGAGGCCGAGAAGGTCCGGTTCCCGCGGGACCTCGACGATATCGAACAGGCGGTCGACCGCGTCGCGGACGACGCGACGATGGTCCCGATGCCCGTCCCCGAGGGCAACCGCTTCGACGACGAGTTCGCCACGCTCCGTCGGAAACACGGCACGTACTGGCGGTGGGTCCGCCCGGTGTTCGACGGGGCCTCCCGCTCCTCGGCGAACGCCCGGATCGAGTTCCGGCCGATCGCCGCCCAGCCGACCGTCCGGGACTCGGTCGCGTTCCAGGCGACGTTCGCGGGGCTGATGGAGAGCCTCCCGCGACGTCGACACCCGGCGACCGATCAGCAGTGGTCGACCGCCCGGGAGAACTTCTACGCCGCGATGCGCGAGGGCCTCGACAGCGGTCAGCGCTGGATCTGCAACGACGGCGCGGAGACCATCGACACCGAGACCGTCTACGACGACATCTTCGCGCACGCGGTCGACGGGCTCACGGCCGCGGGCTGTTCGGACGCGGAGGCCGAAAAGTACGTCCGACCGCTCCGCGCCCGCGTCGAACACGGCACGACTCCCGCCGACTGGAAGGTCGACCGCGTGCGGGAGTACCTCGCCGACGGCGACGCCTTCGCGGACGCCGTGATGGAGATGCAGCGCGACTACGTGCGGAAGCAACGAGAGACGCTTCTGGACGGCTCGTTCGCGGACTGGCTGTAGCGGCGCGTCCGTCGAGGGCTATCCGGCCGCCGGGAGAGAACGAGACGGGCGACGATCGACCGCTCGACCGAGTCGCGAGCCGACTTACAGGACCTCGTCGAAGTCCTTGTGCTGGGTGATCTCGACGCCGTCTTCGGTGACGACACAGACGTTGATCCCGTTACCGGAGGCCAGGTCCCGCTCGACGGCGCTCTTGATCGAACGGGCGGCGACTCGCTTCGCCTCCTCGATCGAGAGTTCCTCGTCGTACTCCTGTTCGAGGACACCGAGGGCGTACTGGCTGCCCGAGCCGGTGACGGTGTACTCCTCTTCGAGGATCGATCCCGCGGGATCGATGCTGTAGATGTGGGGGCCTTCCTCGTCGACACCGCCGAGGATGGGCTGGACGATGAAGAACGCGCCCGAGCGCAGGAAGTTGCCGAGGAGCGTCGAGAGCGCCTGCATACTCATATCCTCGCCGCGTCGGGCCTCGTAGAGGCGGACCTCCGCGCGGATCGAACTGATGAGCGACTGCGCGGCCGAGACCGACCCGGCGATCGTCAGCGCCCCGGTCGGGTGGATCTCCTCGACCTTCTGGACGTTCTTCGAGGAGACCATCCGACCGAGACTGGCCCGCATGTCCGTCGCGAGGACGACTCCCTCGCTCGTTTTCAGGCCGACGGTGGTCGTTCCGGTCTTGGTCTCTTTGTCGCCCATC is drawn from Halobellus limi and contains these coding sequences:
- the ahbB gene encoding siroheme decarboxylase subunit beta, with the protein product MSALEDDWRADLDEIDAALVDEYQSGFPVVERPFRVVGDDLGIGEEEALDRVRRLRERGVFRRFGAVLNPPVIGSSTLAAVSAPEERFDEVAEVINGYRQVNHNYRRDHEWNMWFVVTAASREKRDSILDEIEERTGCEVLNLPMLTDYYIDLEFPVVNDDSFARESLAATDASATRISEEAAGDLTELEADLLVAIQDGFPLSSTPYRDIAAQIDADRGASDGEDAERGAGAGAGVDDVIDAVERLLDDGCIKRIGCIVNHVVTGFDANCMVVWDVPDDELDARGEAVGELPYVTLCYHRPRRPEQDWPYNLFTMIHGREADAVDAKIDELAAEYLPVEHERLYSTATLKQTGARYDELVSAGEE
- a CDS encoding anthranilate phosphoribosyltransferase — protein: MAQAPETAEFGEWPLKRLMTEVVGTGVKSAEDMTREQATEAMERILAGEPDHTTLGAFWLANRWKHNNAEELAAYADVIAEDVVYAEPDADPVDCGANYDGKGDTAILGAAAGIVAAGAGTPVVVHSGDRVPTQKQDAYKHVLDELGIRTELVPTESADMVDETGFGFYYQPEFAPRVHALWDRRDQMGVRTFVNTVETIANPARADVHLGSFYHLAFAKKITDTFEKMESQSPHRVVMFQGMEGYDDIRPGYTKVGEWTDGEFDDYEIETPEYGMDFEYEDLEVDPDDVAGDSARLTEEIVAGDREDHFADAVALNAAFRIYAREDADTLDEGLEMARESIDSGAAEAVLDDLRAF
- a CDS encoding nuclear transport factor 2 family protein, translated to MADAADSATAEDRVRDYYEALRDGEPLYPFFAEDPSVVKFGITEKLTGYGEIEAGLREQTAATEDWTVDSRDLRVVERDDHAWFSDDVRMAWRDAEADREHAFDSRWSGTLERRERDESEPGAEWLFVGMHVSAVPE
- a CDS encoding peptidylprolyl isomerase; amino-acid sequence: MVDDSELENPENPVVTLHTTKGDITLELFEQRAPRTVENFLGLATGEKEWSDPDTGETRTDSLYEGTVFHRIIDDFMIQGGDPEGTGRGGPGYTFDDEFHEDLNHDGAGVLSMANRGPNTNGSQFFITLGAQPHLDGRHAVFGHVVDGMSVVEEIGDVPTDSDDKPLNDIEIESIDVDAE
- a CDS encoding DNA topoisomerase VI subunit B, which produces MTSIQSTLGEEEGGGIAEELAEGQRAISIAEFFEKNKHMLGFDSGARGLVTAVKEAVDNALDATEEAGIKPDISIEIRESGDYYTLIVEDNGPGITREQIPKVFGKLLYGSRFHAREQSRGQQGIGISAAVLYSQLTSGKPAKITSRTQRSERAQYFELIIDTDTNEPEIQVEEERAPGESDLSPTHGTRIEMEMEANMRARQQLHDYVKHTAVVNPHARLVLSEPGLDEPRHYERVEGADLPAETEEIRPHPHGVELGTLIKMLGATESYSVSGFLQEEFTRVGAKTAEKVLKGFRDRHFGREMGWAVPRNPETPLEEAIEDAVVNKGADATETFAGRVANTLSSRDRTTHSELADVVDTVADDVEEEFGANFGDTVRSNAVEAAWAVLTSDRAADLHSLVDDATSTRKDDATVSGLADRLADKFDEGDARNRATRAELREYVDRSADRIVSEDVSFGDTARENVADALWEAMRTVPDDVPKVKEIAGSRDVASELLEAMRETDILAPPTNCLSPITAELVEAGLKKEFDADFYAAATRDAEVHGGDPFIVEAGIAYGGELEDGTVDLLRFANRVPLVYQRGACATTDVVKSIGWRNYGLDQPGGSGMPNGPAVIMIHVASTNVPFTSESKDAIANIPEIEDEIELAIREAARELKSYLNKRRSMQKRRKKQDVLGKILPEMADKLSEVTGRPRPNIDGALARIMNNVSVEREVDGDTVALTVENHSDRSETPEITDIVSAEPSGLPEEANVVDLDGEWFVSWEPSVPAGESAELTYTIAEDATFDVDVDGVEAEKLTIDAD
- a CDS encoding DNA topoisomerase IV subunit A encodes the protein MSTKQDDELAKERLVDLAAEFYDQFAAGEVPRMNIPTRTKSNIVFDEDSKVWVYGDRTSTRSANSVRGARKLLKASYAIEFLVNQLEEDRSSTLRELYYLSESWDNEEAQFNSQDESNQLIEDLEIVSKVTREDFHMRPEESGATLMGPLELREQTRRGEREIHCQKDVGEGGYQIPNNPDTIDFLDHDIDFVLCVETGGMRDRLVENGFDEEYNCLVVHLKGQPARATRRITKRLHDELDLPVVVFTDGDPWSYRIYGSVAYGSIKSAHLSEYLATPEARFVGIQPEDIVEYDLPTDPLADSDINALESELEDPRFETDYWTEQIELQLDLEKKAEQQALAARGLDFVTETYLPERLSTMGVL
- the ligA gene encoding ATP-dependent DNA ligase LigA — protein: MEFAEFAARAEEIAEEPGDLATTERVRDLLADASEDLPVVVRFLQGRVYPAWDATTLDIGPALLHEAIARAAGPNVDSDDVESKLAEVGEIGAVAATYEFGGQRGLGAFGGGAADGSGERGGGLTVAAVDDRLREIATTTGEGSEGRRLDALFGLFNRASQTEAKFLARLVLGEMRIGVGGGTVRDATAAAFVDEGVAGERGETPSEAPGGDESEATPDSDAVDAVERALQVSNDYGMVARVAREEGREGLDAVGLEVGRPVQAMLAQAGSATEAIEEWGEAVVETKFDGARVQVHFDGEETALFSRNMDDVTDPLPEVVEFVERAVDVPVVLDGEVVAVDDYGSPLPFQEVLRRFRRKYDVERMREEVRVELRAFDCLHVDGDDLLDAPLSERHDRLRALLGDTDAVSEPVVSDDPDEIAAVEERALEAGHEGIMLKEPESTYAPGKRGRNWLKRKPDVETLDLVVTGAEWGEGRRANLFGTFLLSARVDGEAAGRDATATDGDAAADSDAYATIGKVATGITDEELEALTERLEPHIEREDGQTVSIAPEVVFEVGYEEIQASPTYESGYALRFPRYVTVREDKSPVDADGLARVERLVDEQ
- the psmB gene encoding archaeal proteasome endopeptidase complex subunit beta, which produces MRTPTSDDASGRLDPLNGEHSGVFSPELGEFSNAEQRAEQMGDKETKTGTTTVGLKTSEGVVLATDMRASLGRMVSSKNVQKVEEIHPTGALTIAGSVSAAQSLISSIRAEVRLYEARRGEDMSMQALSTLLGNFLRSGAFFIVQPILGGVDEEGPHIYSIDPAGSILEEEYTVTGSGSQYALGVLEQEYDEELSIEEAKRVAARSIKSAVERDLASGNGINVCVVTEDGVEITQHKDFDEVL